A stretch of Gambusia affinis linkage group LG10, SWU_Gaff_1.0, whole genome shotgun sequence DNA encodes these proteins:
- the LOC122838818 gene encoding C2 calcium-dependent domain-containing protein 4C gives MWVLDKIRGSMETSVLRQGGNGDRKAATAPYSNVLTPDKIPEFFIPPKLVSCPPEPEAPSIKPQEGLQPSASEQTISSNRKISSPRSPRLVAKIAGDTKNLLRAANRHIIQIESADDVVAGDTNADPQSQTAMSLPYVPKTQTSYGFATLKESPHTRRKESLFHCELTSPITSPNTQRKTPGKGSETGNHLTPADCNTSHMNPYRYFSGGESDTCSSAESSPFSSPLLSRSASLLKIFTHETQAKVVKAKRTLARHSSLSTDECSSAEPSPNIQRRLRVPSLHGAGGASDHGLQREHTINLHKGGTVRISANHDAGTSRLLIRVLVAESLYDKHVDIKSINCCVSVYLNPGKLQKQRSNIIKNSRNPVFNEDFFFDSISSVQVKNLSVKFKVVNKGTSLKRDTLLGEREVPLAKLLSGL, from the coding sequence ATGTGGGTTCTGGATAAGATCCGTGGCTCGATGGAGACCAGTGTACTGAGACAAGGAGGCAACGGTGACAGAAAGGCTGCCACTGCACCGTACAGCAACGTGCTCACTCCCGACAAGATCCCAGAATTCTTCATCCCCCCAAAGCTGGTCAGCTGCCCTCCAGAGCCCGAGGCGCCGAGCATCAAGCCCCAAGAGGGGCTGCAGCCGTCCGCTTCTGAGCAAACCatcagcagcaacaggaagatCAGCAGCCCGAGGAGCCCTCGCCTGGTGGCCAAGATTGCAGGAGATACAAAGAACCTGCTGAGAGCAGCGAACCGCCACATCATCCAGATAGAGAGTGCGGATGACGTCGTGGCTGGGGACACCAATGCAGACCCCCAGTCGCAGACCGCGATGTCTCTGCCATACGTTCCCAAAACTCAGACATCTTATGGCTTCGCGACCCTGAAGGAGAGCCCCCACACTCGACGCAAAGAGTCCCTGTTCCACTGTGAGCTGACTAGTCCCATCACTTCTCCAAACACCCAGAGGAAGACTCCAGGGAAGGGCAGTGAGACAGGGAACCATCTGACCCCCGCTGACTGCAACACCTCCCACATGAACCCCTACCGGTACTTCAGTGGTGGAGAAAGTGACACCTGCTCTTCCGCTGAGTCCTCTCCCTTCAGCTCTCCGTTGCTGTCCCGCTCCGCATCCCTCCTCAAGATCTTCACGCATGAGACGCAGGCCAAAGTGGTGAAAGCCAAGCGGACGCTGGCTCGCCACAGCTCCCTGTCAACAGACGAGTGCAGCTCGGCCGAGCCCAGCCCCAACATCCAGCGGCGGCTCCGCGTCCCGTCCCTTCACGGTGCCGGAGGAGCGTCCGACCACGGCCTCCAGCGGGAGCACACCATCAACCTCCACAAGGGAGGCACGGTGAGGATCAGCGCCAACCACGACGCCGGCACGTCACGCCTGCTCATCCGAGTCCTGGTGGCTGAGAGTCTGTACGACAAGCACGTCGACATCAAAAGCATCAACTGCTGCGTGTCTGTGTACCTGAATCCAGGCAAGCTGCAGAAGCAGAGGAGCAACATCATCAAGAACAGCCGCAACCCAGTCTTCAATGAGGACTTCTTCTTTGACTCCATCAGCTCTGTTCAGGTGAAGAACCTTTCTGTGAAGTTCAAGGTGGTGAACAAGGGCACCAGCCTGAAGAGGGACACGCTGCTGGGAGAGAGGGAGGTACCACTAGCAAAGCTGCTCTCAGGACTCTAA